The Nitrospirota bacterium genome segment ATCGATCTTTTCCCACGGCTGGTGGACGGTTTCTGGGGAAAAGATGTCAAAAAGCAGAGGGAATGTCGTAGACCCGTATCAGATGATTGAACGATATGGAAGCGACGCATTTAGATATTTCCTTTTGCGGGAAGTTCCGTTTGGCCAGGACGGAGACTTCTCGGAACAGGCTTTTATCAGCCGGGTCAACAGCGACCTTGCCAACGACCTGGGGAACCTGCTCAGCAGAACGCTCGTGATGATTGAAGAATATTGCGAGGGAAAAGTATTCGCATCCGATCCGGCCCTGGAAGGCAAAAATGAAAAAGCACTCCAAACCATGGCGCTGGGTCTGCTTCCCGTCGTAAGCCGGGCCATGGACAAATTGGAATTTCATGTCGCACTGCAAGAAATCTGGAAATTGATTGAATTCTCGAATTCCTACATCGAAGAGTCGGCTCCATGGAAGCTGGCAAAATTACCAGAAAATCTGCCAAGGCTCCGAATGGTCCTATACCACCTCGCCGAATCTTTAAGATTTCTCGGGTATCTCCTTGCGCCCTTTCTCCCAGTCAGTTCGGAATCGATATTAAGACAAATCGGACTGGCTCCACGATCCGAACCCCTGCTTTTTACAGAAACACTGGTTTGGGGAAAATTAAAGTCCGGCACACCTATTGAGAAAGGAAAATCCTTGTTCCCTAGAATCGAAACCAAAGGCACAGTATCTTCTGAAACATCTCCTGAGAAAGCTTCCTCACCCGTTGCTCCTCCCTCTTCACTTGTTTCAATTGAAGATTTTCTAAAAATAGACCTGAGAGCAGGAAAAATTATATCGGCGGAAAGAGTCCCAAAATCAGACAAACTATTAAAACTTCAAATCGATTTGGGCAGCGAAATCCGTCAGGTTGTTGCAG includes the following:
- the metG gene encoding methionine--tRNA ligase, which produces MPKPFYITTPIYYVNDVPHIGHAYTTIASDAMARYHALSGDSVRFLTGTDEHGQKVEESAIKNGESPIALADRVVLRFQNLWKLLNISNSDFIRTTETRHSKAVQAFFLKLYDKGDIYKGEYEDWYCVPCETFWTELQLQNGNCPDCNRPVQKIREESYFFRLSRFQNRLLDHIKSHPDFIRPESRKNEIVRFIESGLRDLSISRTSFKWGIPVPIDSQHVIYVWLDALVNYLTSAGYPDTSFARNWPPQIQIIGKDILRFHAVYWPAFLMSAEMPLPESIFSHGWWTVSGEKMSKSRGNVVDPYQMIERYGSDAFRYFLLREVPFGQDGDFSEQAFISRVNSDLANDLGNLLSRTLVMIEEYCEGKVFASDPALEGKNEKALQTMALGLLPVVSRAMDKLEFHVALQEIWKLIEFSNSYIEESAPWKLAKLPENLPRLRMVLYHLAESLRFLGYLLAPFLPVSSESILRQIGLAPRSEPLLFTETLVWGKLKSGTPIEKGKSLFPRIETKGTVSSETSPEKASSPVAPPSSLVSIEDFLKIDLRAGKIISAERVPKSDKLLKLQIDLGSEIRQVVA